One Anguilla rostrata isolate EN2019 chromosome 15, ASM1855537v3, whole genome shotgun sequence genomic window carries:
- the chmp2ba gene encoding charged multivesicular body protein 2Ba has translation MASLFKKKTVDDVIKEQNKELRGTQRQITRDRTALERQEKQMEMEIKKMAKTGNREACKILAKQLVQLRKQKNRTYAVSSKVTSMSTQTKVMNSQMKMAGAMSTTAKTMQAVNKKMDPQKTLQTMQDFQKENMKMGMTEEMINDTLDEIFDESGDEEESQDIVNQVLDEIGIEISGKMVRAPSAGKSLPSASPAKATGISDEEIERQLRALGVD, from the exons ATGGCATCTCTATTCAAGAAGAAGACGGTAGACG ACGTGATTAAGGAGCAGAATAAGGAGCTGAGGGGAACACAGAGGCAGATCACCCGCGACCGAACAGCGCTGGAGCGGCAGGAGAAGCAAATG GAAATGGAGATCAAGAAAATGGCCAAGACGGGGAACAGGGAGGCCTGTAAGATCCTGGCCAAGCAGCTGGTTCAGCTGAGGAAGCAGAAGAACCGCACCTACGCCGTCAGTTCAAAGGTCACATCAATGTCCACCCAGACGAAGGTGATGAACTCGCAGATGAAGATGGCGGGCGCCATGTCCACCACGGCCAAA ACCATGCAGGCAGTGAACAAGAAGATGGACCCACAGAAGACCCTGCAGACTATGCAGGACTTCCAGAAGGAGAACATGAAGATGGGGATGACCGAGGAGATGA tcaatGACACCTTGGATGAGATCTTTGACGAGTCTGGGGACGAGGAGGAATCTCAGGACATCGTGAACCAGGTGCTGGATGAGATCGGCATCGAGATCTCGGGAAAG ATGGTGAGGGCCCCATCGGCGGGAAAGAGCCTGCCCAGCGCGTCCCCCGCCAAAGCCACCGGCATCTCCGACgaggagatagagagacagcTCCGGGCCCTGGGAGTGGACTAG